A genomic stretch from Setaria viridis chromosome 1, Setaria_viridis_v4.0, whole genome shotgun sequence includes:
- the LOC117841391 gene encoding probable protein phosphatase 2C 25 isoform X1 has protein sequence MWSWLRKIASACLGPVRRYARTRKDEDGSDNGRGGVADDLLWSRDLGRHAAGEFSFAVAQANEALEDHSQVETGAAATFVGVYDGHGGAEAARFISDHLFAHLIRLAQENGTISENVVRSAFAATEEGFLTLVRRTHFIKPLIAAVGSCCLVGVIWRGTLYVANLGDSRAVIGRLGRSNKIVAEPLTRDHNASMEEVRHELISRHPDDSQIVVLKHGVWRIKGIIQVSRTIGDAYLKRREFALDPSITRFRLSEPLRRPVLTAEPSIYTRALHPQDKFIIFASDGLWEHLTNQQAVEIIQSNPRRGIAKRLVRTALKQAAQKREMRYDDLKKVEKGVRRFFHDDITVVVVYIDHGLLQQRDASLPELSVRGFVDSVGPSRFSGVTAIS, from the exons ATGTGgtcgtggctgaggaagatTGCGTCCGCGTGCTTGGGCCCGGTCCGGAGGTACGCGCGTACGAGGAAGGATGAGGACGGCAGCGAcaatggccgcggcggcgtcgccgacgaCCTGCTCTGGTCGCGGGACCTCGGGCGCCACGCGGCGGGTGAGTTCTCGTTTGCCGTCGCGCAGGCCAACGAGGCGTTGGAGGACCACAGCCAGGTGGAGACGGGAGCTGCCGCAACCTTCGTGGGCGTCTAtgacggccacggcggcgccgaggcggccCGTTTCATATCTGACCACCTCTTCGCACACCTCATCC GACTTGCTCAAGAAAATGGAACAATATCTGAGAATGTTGTCCGGAGTGCATTTGCTGCTACTGAGGAAGGTTTCTTGACACTTGTGCGGAGAACACATTTTATAAAGCCTTTAATTGCTGCAGTTGGATCTTGCTGTCTCGTTGGTGTCATATGGAGAGGGACGCTGTATGTGGCTAATCTAGGTGATTCCAGGGCTGTAATTGGCCGTTTAGGTAGATCAAACAAGATTGTTGCTGAGCCACTCACAAGAGATCATAATGCAAGTATGGAGGAAGTGAGGCATGAACTTATATCCCGTCATCCAGATGATTCTCAAATTGTTGTTCTCAAGCATGGTGTTTGGCGCATTAAGGGTATAATTCAG GTTTCAAGGACAATTGGGGATGCTTATTTGAAGAGGCGGGAGTTTGCTCTTGATCCCTCCATTACTCGTTTTCGACTTTCGGAGCCTCTCCGCCGCCCTGTTCTTACAGCAGAGCCATCTATATATACAAGAGCACTTCATCCACaagataaatttattatttttgcATCTGATGGTCTTTGGGAGCACCTGACAAATCAACAAGCTGTTGAAATTATCCAGAGCAATCCACGAAGA GGAATTGCAAAGAGACTAGTAAGAACAGCATTGAAACAAGCTGCGCAGAAGAGGGAAATGAGATATGATGATCTGAAGAAAGTCGAGAAGGGAGTGCGCCGCTTCTTCCACGATGATATTACAGTAGTGGTCGTCTACATTGATCATGGATTACTGCAACAGAGGGATGCTTCCTTGCCAGAACTCTCAGTCCGTGGGTTTGTGGATTCAGTTGGACCCTCGAGGTTTTCAGGGGTAACTGCCATATCCTGA
- the LOC117841391 gene encoding probable protein phosphatase 2C 25 isoform X2, with product MLCNSGRLTSVVEVLLSRLAQENGTISENVVRSAFAATEEGFLTLVRRTHFIKPLIAAVGSCCLVGVIWRGTLYVANLGDSRAVIGRLGRSNKIVAEPLTRDHNASMEEVRHELISRHPDDSQIVVLKHGVWRIKGIIQVSRTIGDAYLKRREFALDPSITRFRLSEPLRRPVLTAEPSIYTRALHPQDKFIIFASDGLWEHLTNQQAVEIIQSNPRRGIAKRLVRTALKQAAQKREMRYDDLKKVEKGVRRFFHDDITVVVVYIDHGLLQQRDASLPELSVRGFVDSVGPSRFSGVTAIS from the exons ATGTTGTGTAATTCTGGCAGACTGACTTCAGTTGTTGAGGTGCTACTGAGTA GACTTGCTCAAGAAAATGGAACAATATCTGAGAATGTTGTCCGGAGTGCATTTGCTGCTACTGAGGAAGGTTTCTTGACACTTGTGCGGAGAACACATTTTATAAAGCCTTTAATTGCTGCAGTTGGATCTTGCTGTCTCGTTGGTGTCATATGGAGAGGGACGCTGTATGTGGCTAATCTAGGTGATTCCAGGGCTGTAATTGGCCGTTTAGGTAGATCAAACAAGATTGTTGCTGAGCCACTCACAAGAGATCATAATGCAAGTATGGAGGAAGTGAGGCATGAACTTATATCCCGTCATCCAGATGATTCTCAAATTGTTGTTCTCAAGCATGGTGTTTGGCGCATTAAGGGTATAATTCAG GTTTCAAGGACAATTGGGGATGCTTATTTGAAGAGGCGGGAGTTTGCTCTTGATCCCTCCATTACTCGTTTTCGACTTTCGGAGCCTCTCCGCCGCCCTGTTCTTACAGCAGAGCCATCTATATATACAAGAGCACTTCATCCACaagataaatttattatttttgcATCTGATGGTCTTTGGGAGCACCTGACAAATCAACAAGCTGTTGAAATTATCCAGAGCAATCCACGAAGA GGAATTGCAAAGAGACTAGTAAGAACAGCATTGAAACAAGCTGCGCAGAAGAGGGAAATGAGATATGATGATCTGAAGAAAGTCGAGAAGGGAGTGCGCCGCTTCTTCCACGATGATATTACAGTAGTGGTCGTCTACATTGATCATGGATTACTGCAACAGAGGGATGCTTCCTTGCCAGAACTCTCAGTCCGTGGGTTTGTGGATTCAGTTGGACCCTCGAGGTTTTCAGGGGTAACTGCCATATCCTGA
- the LOC117833245 gene encoding calcium-dependent protein kinase 5, with protein sequence MGNTCGVTLRSKYFASFRGGASQRHDAAGYAPVATAADDPAPHGNGKRTARPAEAGAAADGSAPPPAPGMRRGAPAPAELTANVLGHPTPSLRDHYALGRKLGQGQFGTTYLCTDLATGVDYACKSIAKRKLITKEDVEDVRREIQIMHHLAGHRNVVAIKGAYEDQQYVHIVMELCAGGELFDRIIQRGHYSERKAAELTRIIVGVVEACHSLGVMHRDLKPENFLLANKDDDMSLKAIDFGLSVFFKPGQIFTDVVGSPYYVAPEVLRKRYGPEADVWTAGVILYILLSGVPPFWAETQQGIFDAVLKGVIDFDSDPWPVISESAKDLIRRMLNPRPAERLTAHEVLCHPWICDHGVAPDRPLDPAVLSRIKQFSAMNKLKKMALQVIAESLSEEEIAGLKEMFTAMDTDNSGAITYDELKEGLRKYGSTLKDTEIRDLMEAADIDNSGTIDYIEFIAATLHLNKLEREEHLVAAFSYFDKDGSGYITVDELQQACKEHNMPAAFLDDVIKEADQDNDGRIDYGEFVAMMTKGNMGVGRRTMRNSLNISMRDAPAAL encoded by the exons ATGGGCAACACGTGCGGCGTCACGCTGAGATCCAAGTACTTCGCCAGCTtccgcggcggcgcgtcgcAGCGGCACGACGCGGCGGGGTACgcccccgtcgccaccgccgccgatgACCCCGCGCCGCACGGGAACGGGAAGCGGACCGCGCGCCCGGccgaggcgggggcggcggcggacgggtccgccccgccccccgccccgGGCATGCGGCGAGGGGCGCCGGCCCCCGCGGAGCTCACGGCCAACGTGCTCGGCCACCCGACGCCGAGCCTCCGCGACCACTACGCGCTGGGCCGCAAGCTCGGGCAGGGCCAGTTCGGCACCACCTACCTCTGCACGGACCTCGCCACGGGCGTCGACTACGCCTGCAAGTCCATCGCCAAGCGCAAGCTCATCACCAAGGAGGATGTCGAGGATGTGCGCCGCGAGATCCAGATTATGCACCACCTGGCCGGCCACCGGAACGTCGTCGCCATCAAGGGCGCTTACGAGGACCAGCAGTACGTCCACATCGTCATGGAGCTCTGCGCGGGAGGGGAGCTGTTCGACCGTATCATTCAGCGCGGGCATTACAGCGAGCGCAAGGCCGCGGAGCTCACGCGCATCATCGTCGGGGTCGTCGAGGCGTGCCACTCGCTCGGGGTCATGCACAGGGATCTAAAGCCCGAGAACTTCTTGCTGGCCAACAAGGATGACGATATGTCGCTCAAGGCTATCGACTTCGGCCTCTCAGTGTTCTTCAAACCTG gTCAAATTTTTACCGATGTCGTGGGAAGCCCTTACTATGTAGCTCCAGAGGTGCTGCGCAAACGCTATGGACCAGAAGCTGATGTGTGGACAGCTGGAGTAATTCTTTACATACTGCTAAGTGGTGTACCACCATTTTGGGCAG AGACTCAGCAAGGAATATTTGATGCTGTCTTAAAAGGTGTCATTGATTTCGATTCGGATCCCTGGCCTGTGATCTCTGAGAGTGCGAAGGATCTTATAAGAAGAATGTTGAATCCTCGCCCAGCAGAGCGCCTGACAGCACACGAAGTTCTAT GTCATCCATGGATTTGTGACCATGGAGTTGCTCCTGATCGGCCTCTTGATCCAGCTGTCCTTTCTCGCATTAAGCAGTTTTCAGCAATGAATaagttgaagaagatggcttTGCAG GTAATTGCTGAGAGCCTTTCAGAGGAAGAGATTGCAGGGCTGAAGGAAATGTTCACGGCAATGGACACAGATAATAGCGGTGCAATTACATATGATGAACTGAAAGAAGGATTGAGAAAATATGGTTCCACACTAAAGGATACTGAAATTCGTGACCTCATGGAGGCG GCGGATATAGACAACAGTGGGACGATTGATTATATAGAATTCATTGCTGCTACATTGCACCTCAATAAGCTGGAGCGTGAGGAACATCTAGTTGCAGCCTTTTCATATTTTGACAAGGATGGCAGTGGTTACATTACAGTGGATGAGCTCCAGCAAGCTTGCAAAGAGCATAACATGCCAGCTGCTTTTCTTGATGACGTCATTAAAGAAGCTGACCAGGATAAT GATGGTCGCATTGATTATGGAGAATTTGTTGCCATGATGACAAAGGGCAATATGGGAGTTGGGAGAAGAACAATGAGAAACAGCTTGAACATAAGCATGAGAGACGCCCCTGCTGCTCTCTGA
- the LOC117844790 gene encoding RING-H2 finger protein ATL8 encodes MARLLVEAPAGSSSPPADSLNSDMILILAGLLCALVCVLGLGLVARCACSRRWAAAARAPPGAAAANKGVKKEVLRSLPTVTYVPDGSKAAAGEGADECAICLAEFEDGQAMRVLPQCGHAFHAACVDTWLRGHSSCPSCRRVLAAELPAGERCRRCGAHPGLGAISALWKAPCSAEGPAFLP; translated from the coding sequence ATGGCGAGACTGCTTGTTGAAGCGCCGGCCGGCTCGAGCTCACCGCCAGCGGACTCCCTCAACTCCGACATGATCCTCATCCTCGCCGGGCTGCTCTGCGCGCTCGTCTGcgtcctcggcctcggcctcgtcgCCCGGTGCGCGTGCTCGCGGCGCTGGGCCGCCGCGGCCcgggcgccgccgggcgcggccgcggcgaacAAGGGCGTCAAGAAGGAGGTGCTGCGCTCGCTCCCGACGGTCACGTACGTCCCCGACGGCAGCAAGGCAGCGGCGGGGGAAGGGGCCGACGAGTGCGCCATCTGCCTCGCCGAGTTCGAGGACGGGCAGGCCATGCGCGTGCTGCCGCAGTGCGGCCACGCGTTCCACGCCGCCTGCGTCGACACGTGGCTGCGCGGGCACTCCTCCTGCCCGTCCTGCCGGCGCGTGCTCGCCGCCGAGCTGCCGGCAGGCGAGCggtgccgccgctgcggcgcgcACCCCGGCCTCGGCGCCATCAGCGCGCTCTGGAAGGCGCCCTGCAGCGCCGAGGGCCCGGCGTTCTTGCCGTAG
- the LOC117833289 gene encoding uncharacterized protein At4g15970, which yields MGRPPGATLAQSSLTSLRRFRGNSPLPPSRASALRGAAAVLLLAAAVALPCAVLYRAAVDTTAPVYVPRARRPLLQWDPPPLPPAEVPEEDGEFDPFPTGDLDSEGLRLELVLQEASMDNKTVILTTLNAAWASPGSVIDLFIDSFRRGVGTSSLLRHLVIVAFDWKAYQRCVKIHPYCFALTTEDVDFSQEKRFQTAGYLQMMWKRLDFLRLVLEKGYSFVFSDADIMWFRNPFPFFYSDGDFQIACDHYVGNATDLRNIANGGFNYVKSNDQSIEFYKFWYSSRYRYPGYHDQDVFNFIKHDPYTTDIGLTIKFLSTSYFGGICEPSKDLNKVCTMHANCCIGLQSKIHDLRIMMEDWRNYMSMPPSLKSFGALSWRVPQNCSLSLLSP from the exons aTGGGGAGGCCGCCGGGCGCGACCCTGGCCCAATCCTCCCTGACATCCCTCCGCCGCTTCCGCGGGaactcgccgctgccgccttcgCGCGCGTCGGCGCtccggggggcggcggcggtgctgctcctcgccgccgcggtggcgctgCCCTGCGCCGTGCTGTACCGCGCGGCGGTTGATACCACGGCGCCGGTGTACGTCCCGCGGGCGCGCCGGCCCTTGTTGCAGTgggacccgccgccgcttcctccggCTGAGGTCCCCGAGGAGGACGGCGAATTcgatcctttccccaccggcgATCTG GACAGCGAAGGTCTCAGACTAGAGCTTGTTCTGCAGGAGGCTTCCATGGACAATAAGACCGTAATATTGACGACTCTCAATGCTGCATGGGCTTCACCGGGCTCAGTGATAGATCTTTTCATTGACAGTTTCCGTCGTGGTGTTGGGACTAGTTCCCTTTTGAGGCATCTTGTGATAGTTGCATTTGATTGGAAGGCATATCAACGATGTGTTAAGATCCATCCCTACTGCTTTGCTCTTACAACTGAGGATGTGGATTTTTCTCAAGAGAAGAGGTTTCAGACTGCTGGGTATCTGCAAATGATGTGGAAAAGGCTGGATTTCTTGCGGCTAGTGCTTGAAAAAGGTTACAGCTTCGTTTTCTCG gatgccgATATCATGTGGTTCCGTAATCCTTTTCCGTTCTTTTATTCTGATGGAGACTTTCAAATTGCATGCGATCACTATGTAGGCAATGCAACGGACTTGAGGAACATAGCCAATGGAGGATTCAACTATGTGAAATCAAACGATCAAAGcatagagttttacaagttttgGTATTCTTCTCGATATAGATATCCTGGGTATCATGATCAGGACGTATTTAATTTTATAAAGCATGATCCTTACACTACAGATATTGGTCTGACAATTAAGTTCTTAAGTACTTCATACTTTGGTGGCATTTGTGAGCCAAGCAAAGATTTAAACAAGGTTTGCACCATGCATGCAAACTGTTGTATTGGACTGCAGAGCAAAATTCATGACCTAAGAATCATGATGGAAGACTGGAGGAACTATATGTCGATGCCACCAAGCTTAAAAAGTTTTGGAGCATTGTCATGGAGGGTACCACAAAATTGCAG TCTCTCATTACTAAGCCCATGA
- the LOC117833328 gene encoding F-box protein SKIP31: MDWLPGELCLKIFQLLDHQSLASAPQVCRKWRALTSDDELWRKLFSDRWGADAGAFYAPEGSKSWKDVFVVQDRCDRYGLGVRIIREGKDYYLIYQGEIQRYLGSRQDTDGDGGGKDAPRQDAEDEQRQISNRILFFLGDLEAACADAKRVKA; this comes from the exons ATGGATTGGTTGCCTGGAGAGCTGTGCCTCAAGATCTTCCAGCTCCTGGATCACCAGTCCCTCGCCTCCGCTCCCCAAG TTTGCAGGAAATGGAGGGCGTTGACCTCCGACGATGAGCTGTGGCGCAAGCTGTTCAGCGACAGGTGGGGAGCGGACGCCGGGGCGTTCTACGCGCCGGAGGGCTCCAAGTCCTGGAAGGACGTCTTCGTCGTGCAGGACCGGTGCGACCGATACGGACT GGGTGTCAGGATCATCAGGGAAGGGAAAGACTACTACCTGATCTACCAGGGCGAGATCCAGAGGTACCTGGGCTCGCGCCAGGACACggacggtgacggcggcggcaaggacgcGCCGCGGCAGGACGCTGAGGACGAGCAGCGGCAGATATCCAACCGGATCCTGTTCTTCCTGGGGGATCTAGAGGCAGCCTGTGCGGACGCCAAACGTGTCAAGGCGTGA